The sequence CCCCGACAAAGACCGGTACCCTAATCAAAACATCATTATTCTCAATGTAGAGGGTTACGTTTATTTGGTGCCTTATGTGAAGGAGAAAGGAACTCGATTTCTGAAGACAATAATTCCCAGTAGAAAAGCAACAAGGGAGTATTTGGCATGAATACTAATAAAATGAAACTTGACGAGGAAGAGCTTCAAATTCTGCGTGATTTTGAACGTGGAGAATTTGAAAGCATCCGTAATTTCAGAGAAGAAAAACGAAAACTGGAGGAGGCGGCTCGAAAGACTCTTCAGAAAGACAGACGCATCAATATAAGAATCTCATCCCGCGATTTGGAAAGGATCCGGAAAAGAGCCGCCAAAGAAGGTATTCCCTACCAGACCTTGATTTCAAGTACGTTGCACAAACTCGTCAGTGGGAAATTGAAAGAAGTGGCCTAAATGTCATGACG is a genomic window of Deltaproteobacteria bacterium containing:
- a CDS encoding toxin; the encoded protein is MSEFDWNDEKNLFLEKTRGIGFEDVVFHIHNGDVLDVIRHPDKDRYPNQNIIILNVEGYVYLVPYVKEKGTRFLKTIIPSRKATREYLA